TGAGCACAGCCCGAAGGCACGTCTCTGCTGCTCAGGCCCCTCTCACATCTCGTCCTTGTCGTGGTCAACAGGAGTTCTTAAAGGAGGGGACAAAATCCACTGGTCCCTGTTGtttaggaggaaaaggaaaaactaaacCTGTAGGGTGACAAAACAACACGATGTCCTGGCGGGGAGCAGGAGCGGGAGCGTGGGACCCTCCGCACAGCGCGGAGAGGCAGAAGTGTGAGAAGCCGACTCATCGCGAAGGGCAGGTGCGTTTTCCGGGGACAAGCGTCGGCCGTAGGCTCCTGCGAGAAGCCAGGTTGGCGCTGGGCTTCTACTGCTGGATTTCTCGGcgggagagggaggaggagagcgaGGGTCCGGCGGGAGcccgcagccccttcccctgctcGGCCGCGACGGCGGGAACCTGAGCAGAAACGCAGAGAGACTCTGCCGGGAGCGGACCCAGAGGCGGCAGGAGccccccgggggcggcggccggggggaCTCAGCCCTGGGCGGTGACCGCCAAGGCGTTCACGTACCCGTGGGGGCCCACGTCGGCGTCGGAGAGCCCGTGGGCcagcggggcggcggcgggggcggcggcgacGGCGGGGCCGTACttggcgggcggcggggcggcggcgggccgaAGGAGGCAGCAGGTCTCCAGCGCCTCCAGGCCGCGGCAGGCCAGGAAGAAGAGGTTCTTCAGCATGAAGAGCGAGAGCGGCTGCTGGTAGcgcaggagcaggaggcagcggAGCGCCAGGAGCGGGGCGTCCAGCAGCCCGgcgggcagcagcaggtgcagggcgaggcgggcggcgccgggcgggcgggcggcgctgaGCTCGTAGAGCCACAGCACGGGCGAGGCCAGGCAGAGGAAGTAGACGGCGATGAGGAGGTAGCGCAGCGGAGCGGGCAGCGGCGCCGGCCGCCcgggctgcagcaccagctccagcagggaGAAGCTGTCGAGCAGGTCGAGGCAGGTGGCGAggaaggcggcggcggcgcggtgctgcggcggcggctgcggcggcagGAGCAGCTGCCCGGCGCCCTCGGTGCCGATGGCCCGCAGCAGGCAGTACAGCAGCGGGGCGGAGAGCGCCAGGGTGATGCGGAAGCCGGTGGTGCCCAGCGGCAGGCGCAGCTCGATCAGCTCCAGGATGGAGGTGCCCAGGATCAGCGCCGCCTTGGGCGTGAAGGCGATGGAGTAGATGAGCCAGGCGAGGTGCGCGTAGGCGAAGTCGCCGCCGCGGGAGggggccccggccccgcggcccccggccccgcggccgccggggGGGCCGTGCAGCAGCAGCgggtgcggcggcggcggcccggggggcggggggggggcgctccCGGCGGCGCGCCCGGCTGTTGCGGCAGAAGAAGATGCCCCAGCCGGCCGCCAGCACCAGGTCGGTGGCGATCCAGCTGCACCAGTACAGGTCGGTGACGGCGATCAGGTAGAGGTCCAGCAGCgcgccctgccccagcagcagcaccagggacaGCGCCTGGAAGCCccagcgccgcccgcccgccgccccgccgggccccagcagcgcccccgccgccgccccgccgcccgccgccccgccgcccgccgccgccgccccgtaCAGCTCCGCCGCCGTCATGCTGCGGCCcgggctcccgccgccgccgccgctgctgctgctgctgccgctgctgctgctggggagcggcgaggcggcggcggacagcggggcggcgggcggcggcacCAGGGGCTTGCTGATGCTGatgctgtcctcctcctcctcttcctcttcctcctcctcctcctcggtgctgctgcgggggctgcaggggcggcGGGCCCGCGCCGAGCCCGAGCTCGACCCCGAGCCCGGCCGGCTGCCGCCGCTGCTGGAGCCCCCCGGGAAGAGGGGCTGCCGGTCGGCGGCGtgcggcagcggcggcggcggcggcggctggaAGGAGcccgaggaggaggagaccGAGCGCTGGTTGGAGGCAGCGCGGTGCATGGTCCTCCCCGGCCCCCGAGCCGGCGCGCCGGGCCCGACGGCCGCGCCGcggccccccgcccgcccccggcccgccccccgcgccccgcgccgccgcaccggcaccggcaccggcggcagcggcggagGCAGCGGTGCGGGGAGCCCGAGCGGCGGGagccggcggggcgcggcgggggagGCGCCGAGCCGCAACCGCTGCAGCTGCCGGAGCCGGGGCGGGCGTCTCCGCTGGCGGCCgtgggtgggctgggggtgggggtgggggagcgaGAGCGGCTGTGCGGccgggggaggggaggggggggcggcaaggggagggggaggaagggcccccctccctgtccccgGGGCTGCGATAGAGCCAGATCCCGGGAAGCGTGgcctggctgcctcctgctccccagaCCCCCGTGAACGGAGCCGGCCGGGCCTGGGCGAGTCACCCACGGGCGTGCGGCAGCCCTCGGCACCCCCTCCGGGAAGAAGCACCTCAGTCCG
The Falco peregrinus isolate bFalPer1 chromosome 6, bFalPer1.pri, whole genome shotgun sequence genome window above contains:
- the TMEM121B gene encoding LOW QUALITY PROTEIN: transmembrane protein 121B (The sequence of the model RefSeq protein was modified relative to this genomic sequence to represent the inferred CDS: deleted 1 base in 1 codon), which codes for MHRAASNQRSVSSSSGSFQPPPPPPLPHAADRQPLFPGGSSSGGSRPGSGSSSGSARARRPCSPRSSTEEEEEEEEEEEEDSISISKPLVPPPAAPLSAAASPLPSSSSGSSSSSGGGGGSPGRSMTAAELYGAAAAGGGAAGGGAAAGALLGPGGAAGGRRWGFQALSLVLLLGQGALLDLYLIAVTDLYWCSWIATDLVLAAGWGIFFCRNSRARRRERPPPAPRAAAAAPAAAHGPPGGRGAGGRGAGAPSRGGDFAYAHLAWLIYSIAFTPKAALILGTSILELIELRLPLGTTGFRITLALSAPLLYCLLRAIGTEGAGQLLLPPQPPPQHRAAAAFLATCLDLLDSFSLLELVLQPGRPAPLPAPLRYLLIAVYFLCLASPVLWLYELSAARPPGAARLALHLLLPAGLLDAPLLALRCLLLLRYQQPLSLFMLKNLFFLACRGLEALETCCLLRPAAAPPPAKYGPAVAAAPAAAPLAHGLSDADVGPHGYVNALAVTAQG